One Cucurbita pepo subsp. pepo cultivar mu-cu-16 chromosome LG11, ASM280686v2, whole genome shotgun sequence DNA window includes the following coding sequences:
- the LOC111805563 gene encoding acetylajmalan esterase-like, translating into MAPSTKSSSSIVLALLLVLLSVLGCPSSKAHLLKTCMFDAIYQLGDSISDTGNLIRQNPNTPFSNLPYGETFFNKSTGRCSNGLLMIDYFALDAGLPLVNPYLNKDALTRHGVNFAVAGSTALSSQLLSQNQILSPLTNSSLNQQLYWMFSHFNSICYNQRDCNQKLRNALFLVGEIGGNDYNYALFQGKTIQEVKDMVPQVVQTIKNAVEKVISYGATRVVVPGNFPIGCLPIYLTGFQTNDTTAYDELHCLKDLNGLATYHNDQIKQAIEVLKRENPHTIIVYGDYYNALLWILRRAFTLGFDETSLQKSCCGIGGDYNFSLMKMCGVGGVSVCSNPDERVSWDGIHLTQNAYKFMAYWLIHDIFPQLHCIV; encoded by the exons ATGGCGCCTTCAACCaaatcttcttcctctattgttcttgctcttcttcttgttcttctttcagTTCTTGGCTGTCCTTCATCCAAAGCCCATCTACTCAAAACTTGTATGTTCGACGCTATTTACCAACTCGGCGATTCAATTTCCGACACTGGAAATCTCATTCGTCAAAACCCCAACACCCCATTTTCTAATCTTCCTTACGGTGAAACGTTCTTCAACAAATCCACTGGTCGCTGCTCCAATGGTCTTCTCATGATTGATTACTTTG CTTTGGACGCTGGACTTCCCTTGGTGAACCCTTATTTGAACAAAGATGCATTGACAAGGCATGGTGTGAATTTCGCAGTGGCTGGTTCTACGGCTTTGTCTTCTCAACTTCTTTCTCAAAACCAAATCTTATCTCCGCTCACCAACTCTTCTCTCAACCAACAACTTTATTGGATGTTCTCTCATTTCAACTCCATTTGCTACAATCAAAGAG ATTGCAACCAGAAattaaggaatgctttgttcttggTGGGCGAGATCGGTGGGAACGATTATAACTATGCGTTGTTCCAAGGCAAAACTATTCAAGAGGTGAAAGATATGGTGCCCCAAGTTGTTCAAACCATAAAGAATGCCGTTGAG AAAGTGATAAGCTACGGAGCTACTCGAGTTGTTGTTCCTGGAAACTTTCCAATCGGATGTTTACCTATCTATCTCACCGGATTCCAAACCAATGATACAACTGCCTACGATGAACTTCATTGTTTGAAAGATTTGAATGGCTTGGCTACTTATCACAATGATCAAATCAAGCAAGCTATTGAAGTGCTCAAGAGAGAGAATCCACACACCATAATCGTATATGGTGACTACTATAATGCATTGTTGTGGATCCTTCGTCGTGCTTTTACCCTCG GGTTTGATGAAACTTCTTTACAAAAATCATGTTGCGGGATTGGAGGAGACTACAACTTCAGCCTCATGAAGATGTGCGGAGTTGGTGGAGTATCAGTTTGTTCAAATCCAGATGAACGTGTTAGTTGGGATGGAATCCATTTGACTCAAAATGCTTACAAATTCATGGCATATTGGCTCATTCACGATATCTTTCCACAACTTCATTgcattgtttga